The following are encoded in a window of Kogia breviceps isolate mKogBre1 chromosome 12, mKogBre1 haplotype 1, whole genome shotgun sequence genomic DNA:
- the ZBTB39 gene encoding zinc finger and BTB domain-containing protein 39, translated as MGMRIKLQSTNHPNNLLKELNKCRLSETMCDVTIVVGSRSFPAHKAVLACAAGYFQNLFLNTGLDAARTYVVDFITPANFEKILSFVYTSELFTDLINVGVIYEVAERLGMEDLLQACHSTFPDLESTAVAKPLTSTSESHSSTLSCSSAEPAHPLGELRGGGEHFGPDRNYALPSDAGGNYKEEERNVTSDTNHSLPLPQQPLPPKTEDHDAPAPFTSVPNVVTQPVLGTVSMGVQTSTSSCQPYKVQSNGDFSKNSFFTPDNAIDITTGTNSCLSNSDHSKDPSFGQMDELQLEDLGDDDLQFDDPTEEIGTAEEVIELSDDSEDELTFGESDNRENKAMPCQVCKKVLEPNIQLIRQHARDHVDLLTGNCKVCETHFQDRNSRVTHVLSHIGIFLFSCDMCETKFFTQWQLTLHRRDGIFENNIIVHPNDPLPGKLGLFSGAASTELQCAACGKALAKDFHVVRGHILDHLNLKGQACSVCDQRHLNLCSLMWHTLSHLGISVFSCSVCANSFVDWPLLEKHMAVHQSLEDALFHCHLCSQSFKSEAAYRYHVSQHKCNSGLDARPGFGLQHPALQKRKLPAEEFLNEELVLQGQPGNSKYSCKVCGKRFAHTSEFNYHRRIHTGEKPYQCKVCHKFFRGRSTIKCHLKTHSGALMYRCTVCGHYSSTLNLMSKHVGVHKGSLPPDFTIEQTFMYIIHSKEAEKNLDS; from the coding sequence ATGGGCATGAGGATCAAACTGCAAAGCACCAACCACCCCAACAACCTGCTGAAGGAACTCAACAAGTGCCGGCTCTCCGAGACCATGTGTGATGTCACCATCGTAGTGGGGAGCCGCTCCTTCCCAGCCCACAAAGCCGTGCTGGCCTGTGCAGCTGGCTACTTCCAGAACCTCTTCCTGAACACTGGGCTTGATGCTGCCAGGACCTATGTGGTGGACTTCATCACCCCCGCCAACTTTGAGAAGATTCTGAGCTTTGTCTACACGTCAGAGCTCTTCACGGACCTGATCAACGTTGGGGTCATTTACGAGGTAGCTGAGCGTCTGGGTATGGAGGATCTCCTCCAGGCCTGTCACTCCACCTTTCCTGACCTGGAGAGCACTGCTGTGGCCAAGCCCCTGACCAGCACCAGTGAGAGCCACTCCAGTACCCTGAGTTGTAGCTCAGCAGAACCAGCCCATCCCCTTGGAGAActccggggtgggggggagcactTTGGTCCTGATCGAAACTACGCGTTGCCTAGTGATGCTGgaggaaactataaagaggaagagagaaacgtTACCAGTGACACTAACCATAGCCTGCCTCTGCCGCAGCAGCCACTGCCGCCAAAGACAGAAGACCACGATGCCCCTGCTCCGTTCACGTCTGTTCCCAATGTGGTGACCCAGCCAGTCCTAGGCACTGTCAGCATGGGCGTCCAAACCAGCACAAGCTCCTGCCAGCCATACAAAGTCCAGAGCAATGGAGACTTCAGTAAAAACAGTTTCTTCACCCCTGACAATGCAATAGACATCACCACTGGGACCAACTCCTGTCTGAGCAATAGCGACCACTCCAAAGACCCGAGCTTTGGGCAGATGGATGAGCTCCAGCTGGAGGACCTGGGGGATGATGACTTGCAGTTTGACGACCCCACCGAGGAGATAGGCACAGCCGAGGAGGTGATTGAGTTGAGTGATGACAGTGAGGACGAGCTGACTTTCGGAGAGAGTGACAACCGAGAGAATAAGGCCATGCCTTGCCAGGTATGCAAGAAAGTTCTAGAGCCCAACATTCAGCTGATCCGACAGCATGCTCGGGACCATGTGGACCTGCTGACCGGCAACTGCAAGGTCTGTGAGACCCACTTCCAGGACCGAAACTCCCGGGTGACCCATGTTCTGTCCCACATTGgtattttcctcttctcctgcGACATGTGTGAAACTAAGTTCTTTACCCAGTGGCAGCTGACCCTCCACCGACGGGATGGAATATTTGAGAACAACATCATCGTCCACCCCAACGACCCCCTGCCTGGGAAGCTGGGTCTCTTTTCAGGGGCAGCCTCCACAGAGCTGCAGTGTGCCGCCTGCGGGAAGGCATTGGCCAAAGATTTCCACGTGGTCCGGGGCCACATCCTTGACCATCTGAACCTGAAGGGCCAGGCCTGCAGCGTCTGTGACCAGCGCCACCTCAACCTCTGCAGCCTCATGTGGCACACACTCTCCCATCTCGGTATCTCAGTCTTCTCCTGCTCTGTCTGTGCGAACAGCTTTGTGGACTGGCCTCTCCTGGAGAAGCACATGGCTGTGCACCAAAGCCTGGAAGACGCCCTCTTCCACTGCCACTTGTGCAGCCAGAGCTTCAAGTCGGAGGCTGCCTATCGCTACCACGTCAGCCAGCACAAATGCAACAGTGGCCTTGACGCACGGCCTGGTTTTGGGCTACAGCACCCAGCTCTCCAGAAGCGGAAGCTGCCGGCTGAGGAGTTCCTGAATGAGGAGCTGGTGCTGCAGGGCCAACCCGGGAATAGCAAGTATAGCTGCAAGGTGTGTGGCAAAAGGTTTGCCCACACGAGTGAGTTCAACTACCACCGGCGGATCCACACGGGCGAGAAGCCGTACCAGTGTAAGGTGTGCCACAAGTTCTTCCGAGGCCGCTCGACCATCAAGTGCCACCTGAAGACGCACTCGGGGGCCCTCATGTATCGCTGCACGGTCTGTGGCCACTACAGCTCCACCCTTAACCTCATGAGCAAGCACGTCGGCGTGCACAAAGGCAGCCTCCCGCCTGACTTCACCATTGAGCAGACCTTCATGTACATTATCCATTCCAAAGAGGCCGAAAAGAACCTGGACAGCTGA